One part of the Gemmatimonadota bacterium genome encodes these proteins:
- a CDS encoding glucuronate isomerase — MSDFSIAEAVHNAFQNHAIVDIHTHLYPASMGELYLAGPDELLTYHYLKAECSRMLPEGIAVDTFNNMPAAEQADIIWQQLFVGNSSPISEAQLGVVTVMNRLGLNPRAKDLSEFRAFHKSKTPEEYTDMVFESAGIACVYMTNDPLDDTEGPMWQQGVEIDPRFRAVLRLDSALMNWPAPADKLRALGYDVEESLSDKTFAELRRYLTDWAQKMNARYMAISLPPDFAYPSEDSISQMMGNVVYPTARELQIPSAMMIGVTRQVNPILKDGGDSLGKWDIANLERIARDWPDVNFLITLLSRENQHELCVTGRKFPNVHPFGCWWFLNNPSIIREITAERLELLGTSFVPQHSDARILDQLLYKWTHSIGVIAPVFIDKYESLRNAGWPLTPADIQRDIATMFGGGKLLD, encoded by the coding sequence ATGTCCGATTTTTCAATCGCAGAAGCCGTACACAACGCATTTCAAAACCACGCCATCGTCGATATACACACCCACCTCTACCCCGCCTCCATGGGCGAACTCTACCTGGCCGGACCCGACGAACTCCTCACCTATCACTACCTCAAAGCCGAATGCTCGCGCATGTTGCCCGAAGGCATCGCAGTTGACACATTCAACAACATGCCCGCCGCCGAACAGGCCGACATCATCTGGCAACAACTCTTCGTCGGCAACAGCTCCCCAATCTCTGAAGCCCAACTCGGCGTCGTCACCGTCATGAACCGCCTGGGACTGAACCCCCGCGCAAAAGACCTGTCCGAATTTCGCGCATTCCACAAATCAAAAACACCTGAAGAATACACCGACATGGTCTTTGAAAGCGCCGGTATCGCCTGCGTCTATATGACCAACGATCCCCTCGACGACACCGAAGGACCCATGTGGCAACAGGGTGTGGAAATCGACCCGCGCTTCAGGGCTGTCCTGCGCCTGGACAGCGCGCTCATGAACTGGCCCGCCCCCGCCGACAAACTCCGCGCCCTGGGATACGACGTAGAAGAAAGCCTATCCGACAAAACCTTTGCGGAACTGCGCCGCTACCTCACCGACTGGGCACAAAAAATGAACGCCCGATACATGGCCATATCGCTCCCCCCGGACTTTGCCTACCCCTCTGAAGACAGCATCTCCCAAATGATGGGCAACGTCGTATATCCCACAGCCCGGGAACTCCAGATCCCCTCGGCAATGATGATCGGCGTCACCCGGCAAGTCAACCCCATCCTCAAAGACGGCGGCGACAGCCTGGGCAAATGGGACATCGCCAACCTCGAACGCATCGCGCGCGACTGGCCCGACGTCAACTTCCTCATCACCCTCCTCTCGCGCGAAAACCAGCACGAACTCTGCGTCACGGGCCGAAAATTCCCCAACGTACACCCCTTTGGCTGCTGGTGGTTCTTGAACAACCCCAGCATCATCCGGGAAATCACAGCCGAACGCCTCGAACTCCTCGGCACCAGCTTTGTACCCCAGCACTCCGACGCCCGCATCCTGGACCAGCTCCTCTACAAATGGACCCACTCCATCGGCGTCATAGCCCCCGTCTTCATCGACAAATACGAATCGCTTCGCAACGCGGGCTGGCCCCTCACCCCGGCGGACATCCAGCGCGACATCGCCACCATGTTTGGCGGAGGCAAATTACTGGACTAA
- a CDS encoding redoxin domain-containing protein, giving the protein MNWRYNITTITIALLLSSGTGLCASYKIYIFMGETCPVSRHYTLTLKELHTEYASEKLEFIGVFPNRLSTPATIAAFKEKYALPFTCIGDTTHTWVNRLGATITPEVVVADTSHTAIYRGRIDNTFASLGKRRRIITAHDLADVLNSLKNEKPPAFRQTQAIGCIITSWQNTKE; this is encoded by the coding sequence ATGAACTGGCGTTACAACATCACAACCATCACCATCGCCCTCCTCCTTTCATCCGGAACGGGGTTGTGTGCATCGTATAAAATCTATATCTTTATGGGAGAAACCTGTCCGGTCTCGCGGCATTACACCTTAACACTCAAAGAATTGCACACAGAATACGCCTCTGAAAAACTCGAATTCATCGGCGTATTCCCCAATCGACTCTCCACCCCAGCCACAATTGCCGCGTTCAAAGAAAAATACGCCTTGCCATTCACCTGCATCGGAGACACCACCCACACCTGGGTAAACCGCCTGGGGGCAACGATCACGCCAGAAGTCGTCGTCGCCGACACATCGCACACCGCCATCTATCGGGGCCGCATTGACAACACCTTTGCGAGCCTGGGCAAAAGACGCCGCATCATCACCGCCCACGACCTCGCAGATGTACTGAATTCTCTAAAGAACGAAAAACCCCCGGCATTTCGCCAAACCCAGGCCATTGGCTGCATCATAACCTCATGGCAAAATACAAAGGAATAA
- a CDS encoding dockerin type I domain-containing protein, translating to MRPITLSILAILLAVASPHAKTPTFSEHVSSIIYNNCTSCHRNGEIGPMPLTNYSEIAAYADMIKYVTETQYMPPWKPDYNYSQHIGARTLTKTEINTISNWVNAGFPQGDIALEAPMPEFPTGSVLGTPDLVLTMAEPFTIRGDNEDQYQVFVIPTHLTEDREIEAVEFRPGNSRIVHHALIGADITGTARQRDLETPEEYGYESFGAFGAPTAVVLPGYTPGAKPPIYPKGVGHILPKNSDLLIQVHYAPWPLAESDQSSVNIFFKKEPIEREVGFISFAPLTTDGKTLSRIFRVLIGEERHGGTPVEKIKIDKLFVIPKDQIITFHTTLFINRDISLLSIYPHMHLLGKSWEIYATDPQGNRTNLIRIQDWDFNWQGNYTFTQYQKIAAGSQIHAIATYDNTTNNPLNPNYPPRTLTWGDKTTDEMLLAVMEYIPYRPGDENIALTVGRGGEISIDFNGNGQRDFADFLLFIQNFGLNRGDTSYQRHFDLNGDGHINFTDFIIFANQYAE from the coding sequence ATGCGCCCGATAACCCTCTCCATACTCGCGATCCTCCTCGCCGTTGCCTCGCCACACGCGAAAACCCCCACCTTTAGCGAACACGTCTCGTCCATCATATACAACAACTGCACATCGTGTCATCGCAACGGTGAAATAGGGCCTATGCCCCTCACAAATTACAGCGAAATCGCGGCATATGCAGACATGATCAAATACGTCACAGAAACCCAGTACATGCCCCCCTGGAAACCCGATTACAACTACAGCCAGCACATCGGCGCGAGAACCCTCACCAAAACGGAAATCAACACCATCTCAAACTGGGTCAACGCCGGCTTTCCCCAGGGCGACATCGCCCTTGAAGCCCCCATGCCGGAATTTCCAACAGGCTCTGTACTCGGCACCCCAGACCTCGTACTCACCATGGCAGAACCCTTCACAATCCGCGGCGACAACGAGGACCAGTACCAGGTCTTCGTCATCCCAACCCACCTCACAGAAGACCGGGAAATTGAAGCCGTTGAATTTCGCCCCGGCAACAGCAGAATCGTCCACCACGCCCTCATCGGCGCCGACATCACGGGCACTGCCCGCCAAAGAGACCTCGAAACCCCGGAAGAATACGGATACGAATCCTTTGGTGCATTCGGCGCGCCAACCGCTGTCGTCCTCCCCGGATATACACCCGGCGCAAAACCCCCGATATATCCCAAAGGCGTTGGACACATACTGCCCAAAAACTCCGACTTACTGATCCAGGTACACTACGCACCCTGGCCCCTTGCTGAATCCGATCAATCCAGCGTCAACATATTCTTCAAAAAAGAACCCATCGAACGAGAAGTCGGCTTTATCAGCTTTGCACCGCTCACCACGGACGGTAAAACACTGAGCAGAATATTCAGGGTCCTGATCGGAGAAGAACGACACGGCGGCACCCCCGTAGAAAAAATCAAAATCGACAAACTCTTTGTCATCCCGAAAGACCAGATCATAACATTTCACACAACACTCTTCATCAATCGGGACATCAGCCTCCTGTCCATCTACCCCCACATGCACTTATTGGGCAAATCCTGGGAAATCTATGCCACGGACCCACAGGGCAACCGCACCAACCTCATCCGTATTCAAGACTGGGATTTTAACTGGCAGGGCAATTACACCTTCACCCAATATCAAAAAATAGCTGCGGGATCCCAAATCCACGCCATTGCCACCTACGACAACACCACAAACAACCCACTCAACCCCAATTATCCCCCCCGCACCTTGACATGGGGCGACAAAACCACCGATGAAATGCTCCTGGCGGTCATGGAATACATACCCTACCGACCAGGCGACGAAAACATCGCCCTCACCGTTGGCAGGGGCGGCGAAATAAGCATAGACTTCAATGGCAATGGACAACGGGACTTCGCCGACTTTCTCCTATTCATCCAGAACTTTGGCCTGAACCGGGGCGACACCAGCTATCAGCGACACTTTGACCTCAACGGAGATGGACACATCAACTTCACCGACTTTATCATCTTCGCCAATCAATATGCGGAATAA
- a CDS encoding phytanoyl-CoA dioxygenase family protein, with protein MNAKERYYWDVTGHLVVRDVLSREALDAVNNVLDYVIGTGIVHQSEDNHGAADSAFLRGTGSRWAHGANLLELPRPYCDPVRNLLAHPVIVKYLNVMCGRGFRLDHGPQFNNAVKGTAGLVLHGAGEPHREYVAYHHQNGEMYCGGVTVTWNLTDCPEGKGGFAAVPGSHKSKFRMPIGVRNCDEDMGTVANPGIRAGDVLFFMDGAQTHGTHPWQNDHDRRSILFKYAARTATRQGPSNAVCHPEVFWDGEIVDGMSMEERAVMYGPCSAPPNDEMFLMVEEDGAVRLENTRGQQAAD; from the coding sequence ATGAATGCCAAAGAGCGGTACTACTGGGATGTGACGGGGCATCTGGTGGTGCGCGATGTTCTGTCACGAGAAGCGTTGGATGCGGTGAACAATGTGCTGGATTATGTTATTGGCACTGGTATTGTTCACCAGAGTGAGGATAATCACGGGGCAGCGGATTCTGCGTTTTTGCGGGGGACGGGTTCGCGCTGGGCACACGGGGCGAATTTGCTGGAGTTGCCCCGGCCGTATTGCGATCCCGTTCGCAATTTGCTGGCTCATCCGGTTATTGTGAAGTATTTGAATGTGATGTGTGGGAGGGGTTTCAGGCTGGATCACGGTCCCCAGTTTAATAATGCGGTGAAGGGTACGGCGGGTCTGGTTTTGCACGGCGCAGGGGAGCCGCATCGGGAGTATGTGGCTTATCACCACCAGAATGGCGAGATGTATTGCGGCGGGGTTACTGTGACGTGGAATTTGACGGATTGTCCAGAGGGCAAGGGGGGGTTTGCTGCGGTGCCCGGGTCACATAAGTCGAAGTTTCGGATGCCGATTGGGGTTCGCAATTGCGATGAGGATATGGGGACGGTTGCCAATCCGGGGATTCGAGCCGGAGATGTGCTGTTTTTTATGGATGGCGCGCAAACGCACGGGACGCATCCATGGCAAAATGATCACGACCGCCGGTCTATTCTTTTTAAGTACGCTGCCCGCACGGCTACGCGGCAGGGTCCGTCGAATGCGGTTTGTCATCCCGAAGTTTTTTGGGATGGCGAGATTGTTGATGGGATGTCGATGGAGGAGCGTGCGGTGATGTACGGTCCTTGTTCTGCGCCGCCAAACGATGAGATGTTTCTAATGGTTGAAGAGGATGGTGCGGTTCGGCTGGAGAATACGCGGGGGCAACAGGCTGCGGATTAA
- a CDS encoding phytanoyl-CoA dioxygenase family protein has product MGNNLYTVSEEEKYFFDLRGYLVVRGALSADEVKMCNDAIDHYGDKIRTRSIEDGGLARGSSVLTGKEGRRELTGMLGWPEPYREPFRRLLVHPVVVSRLNEFSGKGFRLDHGPLLISAHKGAEGHTLHGGGEPFSQSVWYHQQNGKIFCRGITVAWQLTDVNEGDGGFACVPGSHKTAEPTPAEVRSVEDDMGLVYQPVMQAGDVLFFAETMTHGTLPWCSDGERRSVLYKYASRAAARAVGKFFTPEDRYGDWVSELTPEQQAVLYGPGVHHGGQLPLLESDGETTRVVS; this is encoded by the coding sequence ATGGGTAATAATCTTTATACAGTGAGCGAAGAGGAGAAGTACTTTTTTGACCTGCGCGGCTATCTGGTCGTGCGGGGTGCTCTGTCTGCGGATGAGGTCAAGATGTGTAATGATGCGATTGATCACTACGGGGATAAGATCAGGACGCGGTCTATTGAAGATGGCGGTCTGGCGCGGGGTTCGTCCGTGCTTACGGGTAAAGAGGGGCGACGCGAGCTTACGGGTATGCTGGGCTGGCCCGAACCGTATCGCGAGCCGTTTCGGAGGTTGCTGGTTCATCCGGTTGTGGTGAGTCGTTTGAATGAGTTTAGCGGCAAGGGTTTTCGTCTGGATCACGGGCCGCTGTTGATTAGCGCGCACAAGGGTGCAGAGGGTCATACACTGCACGGTGGGGGTGAACCGTTTAGCCAGTCGGTGTGGTATCACCAGCAGAATGGGAAGATTTTCTGTCGGGGTATTACTGTGGCGTGGCAGTTGACGGATGTGAATGAGGGCGATGGCGGTTTTGCCTGTGTGCCGGGGAGCCATAAGACAGCTGAGCCGACACCCGCTGAGGTGCGTTCCGTTGAGGACGATATGGGGCTGGTTTATCAACCGGTGATGCAGGCGGGCGATGTGCTCTTTTTTGCGGAGACGATGACGCATGGTACGCTGCCGTGGTGTAGCGATGGGGAGCGGCGTTCTGTGCTTTACAAATACGCTTCTCGCGCAGCGGCTCGCGCTGTGGGTAAGTTTTTTACGCCCGAGGATCGCTATGGGGATTGGGTCAGTGAGTTGACGCCTGAACAACAAGCTGTTTTGTACGGTCCCGGGGTTCACCACGGGGGGCAGTTGCCTCTGCTGGAGTCCGATGGCGAGACGACGCGGGTGGTGTCGTGA
- a CDS encoding phytanoyl-CoA dioxygenase family protein has protein sequence MDARERYFWDLTGYLVVKGVLSEEEVVRANDIVDRYWDRVEVGGSTARDSVAFAGTGRPMLPGILEFPEPDCDPFREMLAHPVLVKYLNVMCGTGFRLDHGPMFIVSNKGTAGHTMHGNGEPHRPYVAYHHQNGKPWVGGVTVAWQLHDCEEGMGGFACVPSSHKSMFPMPKGVSTGDDDMGLIKQPVVEAGDVVFFMDSAQSHGATPWKLDSTRRSILFKYTARTCARSGPSQAVSPPEIYWDREIVEDMTPEQLSVMYGPYSNHRGRVPSLEVGEDGVVRIEE, from the coding sequence ATGGATGCGCGCGAGCGGTATTTCTGGGATTTGACGGGATACCTCGTCGTGAAGGGCGTGTTGTCAGAAGAGGAGGTTGTGCGGGCGAATGATATTGTGGATCGCTACTGGGACCGGGTTGAGGTCGGCGGTTCAACGGCGAGAGATTCGGTTGCTTTTGCCGGTACGGGGCGTCCTATGTTGCCCGGTATTCTCGAGTTTCCAGAGCCGGATTGCGACCCTTTTCGAGAGATGCTGGCACATCCGGTGCTGGTGAAGTATCTCAATGTGATGTGTGGCACGGGATTTCGGCTGGATCACGGTCCGATGTTTATTGTGAGTAATAAGGGTACGGCAGGCCATACGATGCATGGAAATGGCGAGCCACATCGGCCGTATGTTGCGTATCACCATCAGAATGGCAAGCCGTGGGTGGGTGGTGTGACTGTGGCGTGGCAGTTGCACGATTGCGAGGAGGGTATGGGTGGATTTGCCTGTGTGCCTTCGAGCCATAAGTCGATGTTTCCGATGCCCAAAGGTGTGAGTACAGGAGATGACGATATGGGCTTGATCAAGCAGCCGGTAGTGGAGGCTGGCGATGTTGTCTTTTTTATGGATAGCGCGCAATCACACGGGGCAACGCCGTGGAAGTTGGATTCGACGCGGCGGTCCATTTTGTTCAAATACACAGCGCGTACCTGTGCGCGGAGCGGTCCTTCGCAAGCGGTGTCTCCGCCTGAGATTTATTGGGATCGAGAAATTGTCGAGGATATGACGCCCGAGCAGTTGTCGGTTATGTATGGTCCCTATTCCAATCACAGGGGCCGCGTGCCATCTCTGGAGGTCGGGGAAGATGGGGTCGTGCGGATAGAGGAGTAG
- a CDS encoding DUF72 domain-containing protein encodes MSIERYFLGCPIWGNKEWVGELFAPDVVQKDFLKQYASVFNTVEGNTTFYGLPSEKAAMRWLADTPSGFRFALKFPRAISHDKRLRDAELETAAFVDVLTVLQDRVGPSFLQLSPSYGPRDLPVLDRFLDALPDTFSYAVEIRHHLFFAEAENELNAMLKSHGVDRVVFDTRGVHNAQVASNKPKVPVRFLATGRFPFVRFVGHPEVEKNLPLLAEWVPVVANWIREGRTPFVFMHAPDDFFAPQLARHFHQMLSGDIDVGEMPPWPAEQVVEAPVQMDLF; translated from the coding sequence ATGAGTATTGAACGTTATTTTTTGGGCTGTCCGATTTGGGGCAATAAAGAGTGGGTGGGCGAGTTGTTTGCGCCCGATGTTGTGCAGAAAGATTTTTTGAAACAATACGCCTCTGTGTTTAATACCGTGGAGGGTAATACCACTTTTTACGGTTTGCCTTCGGAGAAAGCTGCGATGCGCTGGCTGGCTGATACGCCGTCGGGTTTTCGGTTTGCGCTCAAGTTTCCGCGTGCGATTAGCCACGATAAGCGGTTGCGAGATGCCGAGTTGGAGACGGCTGCGTTTGTAGATGTTCTCACGGTGTTACAGGATCGGGTGGGGCCGTCATTTTTGCAGTTGTCGCCCTCTTATGGGCCGCGCGATTTGCCGGTGTTGGACAGGTTTTTGGATGCGTTGCCCGATACATTTTCTTATGCTGTGGAAATTCGGCACCATCTGTTTTTTGCCGAGGCAGAAAATGAGTTGAATGCGATGCTCAAGAGCCATGGGGTAGATCGCGTGGTGTTTGATACGCGAGGGGTGCATAATGCACAGGTAGCAAGTAACAAGCCAAAGGTCCCCGTTCGGTTTCTTGCGACGGGGCGTTTTCCTTTTGTGAGGTTTGTCGGGCATCCCGAGGTTGAGAAAAATTTGCCGCTTCTGGCAGAGTGGGTGCCGGTGGTTGCCAATTGGATACGCGAGGGGCGAACGCCGTTTGTGTTTATGCACGCGCCCGATGATTTTTTCGCGCCGCAGTTGGCGCGCCATTTTCACCAGATGCTGTCTGGAGATATAGATGTTGGCGAGATGCCACCCTGGCCCGCGGAACAGGTTGTAGAGGCGCCTGTGCAGATGGATTTGTTTTAA
- a CDS encoding type II toxin-antitoxin system HicB family antitoxin has translation MLDLPYSLIIEATEEPDFFGFYSPELEGFTGIGHSIEDCMFKAKWGMEEHVELLKEQGLPVPNKNPNPNILIQNQQALSTV, from the coding sequence ATGCTTGATCTACCTTACTCATTGATCATTGAAGCCACGGAAGAGCCGGATTTTTTTGGCTTTTACTCCCCAGAACTGGAAGGTTTTACAGGTATTGGACATTCTATTGAAGATTGCATGTTCAAAGCAAAATGGGGAATGGAAGAACATGTTGAACTCTTGAAAGAACAGGGCCTTCCAGTACCCAATAAAAATCCCAATCCGAATATCCTCATTCAAAACCAACAGGCACTTTCTACTGTATAA
- a CDS encoding DUF5060 domain-containing protein, translating to MVEVQQYAVCDFELYADVGDENPFAVEVTATFTHELGEVIEDLPGFFDGDKWVVRFSPGVEGVWRGCSRSEHSGLDGAEWHVQCVGNENADVHGLVGIDPEYPQRFAWSDGTPFLYLGFECDWLFSYHQADAARCYRHVDLVASRGFNCFVVNLYAHTGFGSRPNDDTRPMLPEYIFGPPEMFLFEGANDAPDHERMNIDFFRDFDRLMRYLHGKGIVVHLMLQVQNKQVNWPARETEADDRFWRYAVARYQAFGNVIWDVGKESKNLFREMGDHDYVLDRMDIIRGADAYGHLLTVHDVVLRNAGTLSEPDRQSDFVTDQVHLSDAARYNREAIRRLRNSGTPYVNVEYGYELAEEQFKTYRGRTTAEWDDILKWTWAIYAAGAYPCYYYDNTSWDLIKFEPVPESWMRYRELRDFLEGLPFNQMVGDNEYVERGLCLALAGDAYLVYLPEGGDTRIDLSDVDEETPIAVDWMAILTGERSSGEMEKSDFWGGFNTDLVNPFEDKDQPCVVGLWVGGK from the coding sequence ATGGTAGAAGTGCAGCAATATGCAGTGTGCGATTTTGAATTGTATGCGGATGTGGGTGATGAAAATCCGTTTGCAGTGGAAGTGACGGCAACTTTTACACACGAACTGGGCGAGGTGATTGAAGATTTGCCCGGTTTTTTTGATGGAGATAAGTGGGTTGTCCGTTTTAGTCCGGGTGTAGAAGGTGTTTGGAGGGGGTGTTCTCGGTCTGAGCATTCGGGTCTGGATGGGGCTGAGTGGCATGTGCAGTGTGTGGGGAATGAGAACGCTGATGTGCATGGTCTGGTAGGTATTGATCCGGAGTACCCGCAGCGGTTTGCCTGGTCTGATGGTACGCCGTTTTTATATTTGGGTTTTGAGTGCGATTGGTTGTTTAGCTATCACCAGGCTGATGCGGCGCGGTGTTATCGTCATGTCGATCTGGTTGCGAGTCGGGGGTTCAATTGTTTTGTTGTGAATTTGTATGCGCACACGGGTTTTGGTTCGCGACCGAATGACGATACGCGCCCTATGTTGCCCGAGTATATTTTTGGGCCACCGGAGATGTTTTTGTTCGAGGGCGCGAATGATGCGCCGGATCACGAGCGGATGAATATCGATTTTTTTCGCGATTTTGACCGCTTGATGCGCTATTTGCACGGGAAGGGGATTGTGGTTCATCTGATGCTGCAGGTGCAGAATAAGCAGGTGAATTGGCCGGCGCGCGAGACAGAAGCTGATGATCGGTTCTGGCGCTATGCGGTTGCGCGGTACCAGGCGTTTGGGAATGTGATTTGGGATGTGGGCAAAGAGAGCAAGAATCTGTTTCGCGAGATGGGCGATCACGATTATGTTCTGGATCGCATGGATATTATTCGCGGGGCGGATGCGTATGGGCATTTGCTGACGGTGCACGATGTTGTACTTCGAAACGCGGGTACGCTGTCTGAACCGGATCGCCAGTCGGATTTTGTGACGGATCAGGTGCATTTGTCCGATGCTGCGCGCTATAATCGAGAGGCGATTCGCAGGTTGCGGAATTCGGGTACGCCTTATGTGAATGTGGAATATGGGTATGAGCTTGCCGAGGAACAGTTCAAGACTTATCGCGGGCGTACGACTGCCGAGTGGGATGATATTTTGAAGTGGACGTGGGCGATTTATGCGGCAGGCGCATATCCGTGTTATTATTACGATAATACGTCGTGGGATTTGATTAAGTTTGAGCCGGTGCCAGAGAGCTGGATGAGGTATCGAGAGTTGAGGGATTTTTTGGAGGGGCTGCCATTTAATCAGATGGTTGGGGATAATGAGTATGTGGAGCGCGGTCTTTGTCTGGCGCTGGCGGGAGATGCGTATCTGGTGTATCTACCCGAGGGGGGCGATACGCGTATTGATTTGTCCGATGTGGATGAGGAGACGCCGATAGCGGTGGATTGGATGGCGATTTTGACGGGTGAGCGGAGCAGTGGCGAGATGGAAAAATCGGATTTCTGGGGTGGGTTTAATACCGATTTGGTCAATCCGTTTGAGGATAAGGATCAGCCGTGTGTTGTGGGTTTATGGGTGGGTGGGAAGTGA
- a CDS encoding phytanoyl-CoA dioxygenase family protein — MSVLTEDEIRFFKREGYLVKKGALDPELCARARERLWDDPPPSLKKDVPDSWVGPIKPEEESMDSSNYKRGYRWQYRKVGREPWMIELLAKNPVVWGAAEQMLGKGNFPEPTGVRGIYCTLPYGDVPRQPRHLHVDAHAFNFAVVGYIDHVPEDGGGFTVWPRSHRTFFFDYQTRYLREPLPRMEKHREQFQSCDENSYQTHGEPGDIVFWHHRIGHMASANYSRQIRKAVLYDFKLNDMPRLQEEPPGDDIWVDWTDEVRDVAIEDGE; from the coding sequence ATGTCTGTGCTTACAGAAGACGAGATCCGTTTTTTCAAACGCGAGGGATATCTGGTGAAGAAGGGCGCTCTGGATCCGGAGTTGTGCGCCCGTGCGCGGGAACGCCTGTGGGACGATCCTCCGCCGAGTCTGAAGAAAGACGTTCCGGATTCATGGGTGGGTCCCATTAAGCCGGAAGAGGAATCAATGGATAGCAGCAATTATAAGCGCGGTTATCGCTGGCAATACCGCAAGGTGGGCAGAGAGCCCTGGATGATCGAGTTGTTGGCAAAAAATCCGGTTGTGTGGGGTGCTGCGGAGCAGATGCTGGGCAAGGGGAATTTTCCAGAGCCTACAGGTGTGCGCGGTATTTATTGTACGTTGCCCTATGGCGATGTTCCGCGCCAACCGCGTCATTTACATGTGGATGCCCATGCGTTCAATTTTGCTGTGGTGGGCTATATCGATCATGTGCCCGAAGATGGCGGCGGTTTTACGGTGTGGCCCAGGAGCCATCGCACGTTTTTTTTCGATTACCAGACGCGCTATCTCAGGGAGCCATTGCCCCGGATGGAGAAGCATAGGGAGCAGTTTCAATCTTGTGACGAGAATTCATATCAGACGCATGGCGAACCCGGTGATATTGTTTTTTGGCATCACCGTATCGGGCATATGGCGTCGGCCAATTATTCGCGGCAGATTCGAAAGGCGGTGTTGTACGATTTCAAGCTGAACGATATGCCCCGGCTTCAGGAAGAGCCCCCGGGAGATGATATCTGGGTCGATTGGACAGATGAGGTACGGGATGTGGCGATTGAGGATGGGGAATAA
- the queF gene encoding preQ(1) synthase, whose amino-acid sequence MSSILEAFDNPNPERRYTIEFTFPEFTSLCPKTGQPDFATIVIWYVPGPRCVELRSLKHYFWSFRDQGIYMEPVTNQILNDLVALCDPVEMEVISRFNIRGGIDHEITASYQREDEG is encoded by the coding sequence ATGAGTTCGATATTAGAGGCGTTTGACAATCCGAATCCGGAGCGGCGTTATACGATTGAGTTTACGTTTCCAGAGTTTACGTCGCTGTGTCCCAAGACGGGGCAACCGGATTTTGCGACGATTGTGATCTGGTATGTTCCAGGTCCGCGATGCGTGGAGTTGCGGTCGCTGAAGCACTATTTCTGGTCGTTCCGAGATCAGGGGATTTATATGGAGCCTGTGACGAATCAGATTTTGAACGATCTGGTGGCGCTGTGCGATCCGGTTGAGATGGAGGTGATCAGCCGTTTCAATATTCGCGGGGGTATAGATCACGAGATTACGGCGTCGTATCAGCGGGAGGATGAGGGGTAG
- the queF gene encoding preQ(1) synthase has product MLECVKNPERKRTYTIDFESSEFTALYAVTGQPIFAAISISYVPGEVCVEQMSLKRYLGSFRDEKVFYEGVVNKIVDDFVAACDPLTLDVTGDFTVRGGIETRVSVMYEREDEG; this is encoded by the coding sequence ATGTTAGAGTGCGTTAAAAATCCTGAACGCAAGAGGACTTATACGATTGATTTTGAGTCGTCGGAGTTTACGGCGCTGTACGCGGTGACGGGGCAGCCGATTTTTGCCGCGATTTCGATTTCTTATGTGCCGGGAGAGGTGTGTGTAGAGCAGATGTCGCTGAAGCGGTATTTGGGGTCGTTTCGGGATGAGAAGGTGTTTTACGAGGGTGTGGTTAATAAAATTGTGGATGATTTTGTAGCGGCGTGCGATCCGCTGACGTTAGATGTGACGGGTGATTTTACGGTGCGAGGTGGGATTGAGACACGGGTGTCTGTGATGTACGAGCGCGAGGATGAGGGATGA